A genomic segment from uncultured Alistipes sp. encodes:
- a CDS encoding IS256 family transposase, translating into MVLLRNNHRFSGGLCSEIASPGHSYGHGRTLTFRIPRDRYGNFHPRILAILRHQEDECERLAGTLYTKGLTQEQVGEVFQDIYGEHYSKASISRMLDYLREDVSQWLTRSLEAYYPIVFIDCVHMKIHRKRSVETEAFYVVLAVREDKRREVLGIFNKPTESALGWGEMLTELQERGVRKIGLVCADGLKGLEDVISAVFPGTPLQRCTTHLKRNLLSCVRNGDKGELAEDLRQVFRTGDRSYTVERAWEQWQALCEKWGQDYRSFRRRGEDPAYKAYFTYLNYEARIQSMIYTTNWIERLQKDFRRVTRMRGAMPSEESVLLLMGKTAMDKKSYLRPVPRIDLDRELFPE; encoded by the coding sequence GTGGTTTTACTCCGAAATAATCATCGGTTTTCTGGGGGCCTTTGCTCCGAAATCGCCAGCCCGGGGCATAGTTACGGTCATGGCCGAACGCTGACGTTCCGGATACCTCGAGATCGCTACGGGAATTTTCATCCCCGGATTCTGGCGATCCTGCGCCATCAGGAGGATGAATGCGAACGCCTTGCCGGAACGCTGTATACGAAAGGTCTTACGCAGGAACAGGTCGGCGAGGTATTCCAGGATATCTATGGCGAGCACTACAGCAAGGCGAGTATTTCGCGGATGCTGGACTACCTTCGTGAAGATGTTTCGCAATGGCTCACGCGCTCTCTGGAGGCTTATTATCCGATCGTCTTCATCGATTGCGTACACATGAAGATCCACCGCAAGCGGAGCGTAGAAACAGAAGCTTTCTATGTGGTGCTAGCTGTGCGTGAAGACAAGCGGCGTGAAGTGCTGGGGATCTTCAACAAGCCCACGGAGAGCGCCCTGGGCTGGGGCGAGATGCTCACAGAGCTGCAGGAACGAGGCGTTCGGAAGATCGGCCTGGTGTGTGCCGACGGGCTGAAGGGTCTGGAGGATGTCATCAGTGCGGTCTTTCCCGGAACCCCGCTACAACGCTGTACGACGCACCTGAAACGCAATCTGCTGAGCTGCGTGCGCAACGGCGACAAGGGCGAGCTGGCCGAGGATCTGCGACAGGTCTTCCGTACGGGGGATCGCAGCTATACGGTGGAGAGAGCCTGGGAACAATGGCAGGCGCTCTGTGAGAAATGGGGTCAGGATTATCGCAGTTTTCGACGACGGGGCGAAGACCCAGCCTACAAAGCCTACTTCACCTATCTGAATTACGAGGCAAGGATTCAGTCGATGATCTACACGACGAACTGGATCGAGCGTCTGCAGAAGGATTTTCGACGGGTTACACGCATGCGGGGAGCCATGCCCAGCGAGGAGTCGGTACTGCTGCTGATGGGTAAAACGGCCATGGATAAGAAGTCCTACCTGAGGCCGGTGCCGCGGATCGACCTGGATCGGGAATTATTCCCCGAGTGA
- a CDS encoding helix-turn-helix transcriptional regulator, with the protein MNTTTDKMPCMALEAVRQETDVKQDKKDWAEYSQLIATAMSKRMTELGLTQQMLAEKMNCTQQYISKVLKGKKNMSLETICKIENALGIEIIRSLNDNK; encoded by the coding sequence ATGAATACAACGACAGATAAAATGCCTTGTATGGCTTTGGAAGCTGTAAGGCAGGAAACTGATGTGAAACAGGATAAAAAGGATTGGGCGGAATATTCGCAGTTGATTGCCACCGCCATGTCAAAACGGATGACGGAACTCGGTTTGACGCAACAGATGCTTGCCGAAAAGATGAACTGCACCCAGCAATACATATCCAAAGTGCTGAAAGGCAAAAAGAATATGTCGTTGGAAACCATCTGTAAGATAGAAAACGCATTGGGCATTGAGATTATCAGAAGTCTGAACGATAATAAGTAA
- a CDS encoding tyrosine-type recombinase/integrase — translation MKVEIKARMLTAGNRSLYLEYYETGFRKRENLHLYLIPDDAPNARKLNEQTLRKAQEIQAQRILTPPSFEKKEKREENEQNKTMTWLGWCDDYVRCAMTDGNCKKMIQHKDVVRRRIEAYLKRAKKTDVLLKDVDRDLVSGLFGYMRSYRNRKQIRTNGGRLAAYTLVLFEETVKAIFNKAVRDGLIAYNPIQDLSKEERFHAPDKHREYLTADELKRFLSVEPQTFMEEVVQRAFGFSCMTGLRLGDMQRLRWSDIKDVNGVLMVSLIQHKTKRPVAVPLNALAISLLPPRPEDGKDGIIFPLVKKPDNVAKYVRRIKNKAGIEKDFTYHSSRHSAATLAITAGAELYSVSKILGHGSIASTQVYAKVNMEKKVEAMNLTNGVF, via the coding sequence ATGAAAGTAGAAATCAAAGCAAGAATGTTGACAGCCGGAAACCGTAGCCTTTATTTGGAGTATTACGAAACCGGCTTCCGCAAGAGGGAGAACCTGCACCTGTACCTTATCCCCGATGACGCTCCCAATGCAAGAAAACTCAACGAACAAACCTTGCGAAAGGCACAGGAGATACAGGCACAGCGCATCCTTACACCTCCGTCTTTCGAGAAGAAGGAAAAGAGGGAAGAAAACGAACAGAACAAGACCATGACTTGGCTTGGGTGGTGCGATGACTATGTGCGTTGTGCCATGACAGATGGAAACTGTAAAAAAATGATACAACATAAGGATGTTGTGCGCAGGCGGATTGAAGCCTATTTGAAACGTGCAAAGAAAACGGATGTCTTGCTGAAAGATGTGGACAGGGATTTGGTAAGCGGCCTGTTCGGGTATATGCGAAGTTATCGTAACCGTAAGCAAATAAGGACGAATGGCGGCAGGCTGGCCGCTTATACCCTCGTGCTGTTCGAAGAGACAGTAAAGGCCATTTTCAACAAGGCGGTGCGTGACGGTCTGATTGCGTACAACCCTATTCAAGACTTATCCAAAGAAGAACGCTTTCATGCGCCGGACAAGCACCGTGAATACCTGACGGCTGACGAACTGAAACGTTTTCTCTCGGTAGAACCGCAAACCTTTATGGAAGAAGTCGTGCAAAGGGCTTTCGGCTTTTCCTGCATGACGGGGCTTCGGCTCGGTGATATGCAACGGTTGCGCTGGAGCGACATCAAGGACGTAAACGGCGTGCTGATGGTTTCCCTTATCCAACACAAGACCAAGAGGCCTGTCGCCGTGCCGCTTAACGCTTTAGCCATCTCGCTACTTCCTCCAAGACCTGAGGATGGCAAGGATGGTATTATTTTCCCGTTGGTGAAGAAACCAGATAACGTGGCAAAGTACGTGCGCCGCATAAAGAACAAGGCAGGGATAGAAAAAGACTTCACTTACCACAGCAGCCGTCATTCGGCGGCAACACTGGCGATAACGGCAGGAGCAGAGCTATACTCTGTCAGCAAGATTTTGGGTCATGGCAGCATCGCATCCACGCAAGTTTACGCAAAGGTAAATATGGAGAAAAAGGTTGAAGCGATGAACCTGACAAACGGTGTGTTCTAA
- a CDS encoding PIG-L family deacetylase: MKYLLVVAHPDDETLGAGASMWKWSHQGNTVDVCIMCTEAKARAFRPSDEELGDDTNESNKFLGVNKIYEGTFPNIEMNTVPHLKLVQFIEAAIKESEPDIIITHHPADTNNDHLQASMACQEAIRLFQRRPEVKRVKEFWYMEVPSCSEWKINNAMNSFNPNCYVETGKDGIEAKIKALSMYRGVMRPYPHPRSAEFITGLAAYRGGQWGLNYAEAFEVVLRAY; encoded by the coding sequence ATGAAATACTTACTTGTCGTGGCTCATCCCGATGATGAGACGCTCGGTGCAGGAGCTTCGATGTGGAAATGGTCACATCAAGGCAATACCGTGGACGTATGTATCATGTGCACAGAAGCAAAGGCTCGCGCGTTCCGTCCTTCAGACGAAGAACTCGGCGACGACACAAATGAGTCTAATAAATTTCTGGGGGTAAATAAAATTTATGAGGGGACGTTTCCGAATATTGAGATGAACACAGTTCCTCATCTTAAGTTAGTGCAGTTTATTGAAGCTGCCATTAAGGAAAGCGAGCCGGATATCATCATTACACATCATCCAGCAGACACGAACAATGATCATCTGCAGGCCTCAATGGCCTGCCAAGAGGCAATTCGTCTCTTCCAACGTCGGCCAGAAGTAAAGCGCGTGAAAGAGTTTTGGTATATGGAGGTTCCGTCATGTTCGGAATGGAAAATAAATAACGCCATGAACTCTTTTAATCCCAACTGCTATGTAGAGACGGGAAAAGATGGCATTGAAGCTAAGATTAAGGCACTTTCAATGTATCGTGGCGTAATGCGTCCGTATCCACACCCTCGTTCCGCCGAGTTTATAACGGGACTTGCCGCCTATCGTGGCGGGCAATGGGGGCTCAACTACGCTGAAGCTTTTGAAGTTGTTTTACGGGCCTATTAG
- a CDS encoding sugar transferase, whose protein sequence is MIYRFFKRLFDVICAFIGIVGTSPIWIISIILTEISDPGPLFYFANRVGKDNKRFKMWKFRSMRVARGANEASLRPEQDRIFWWGKIMRRLKIDELPQLINILNGTMSIVGPRPAAVDQVEITRGGENAIAATVPCGLTSQSSLWDYIYGDQFPDENEYNDKVLPIRLKLDVYYVKHASFFGDIRLIWWTVLAILYTACGKYPQWMHDKLVEYSKTV, encoded by the coding sequence ATGATATACCGATTCTTTAAGCGTCTGTTTGACGTGATTTGTGCCTTTATTGGCATTGTGGGCACCTCGCCTATCTGGATTATTTCAATTATCCTGACTGAAATCAGTGATCCCGGACCGTTATTTTACTTCGCCAATCGCGTGGGAAAGGATAATAAGAGATTCAAAATGTGGAAATTTCGGTCTATGCGTGTAGCACGTGGTGCAAATGAAGCGTCTCTCCGACCAGAACAGGATCGCATTTTTTGGTGGGGAAAAATTATGCGCAGACTGAAGATTGACGAGCTGCCTCAACTTATCAATATCTTGAACGGAACCATGTCCATAGTAGGCCCGCGACCTGCAGCTGTCGATCAGGTAGAGATCACCCGTGGCGGAGAGAATGCGATTGCAGCAACAGTTCCTTGTGGACTCACCAGCCAGTCCAGCCTTTGGGATTACATCTATGGCGATCAGTTTCCCGACGAAAATGAATATAATGACAAAGTGCTGCCAATTCGCCTGAAGTTGGATGTGTATTACGTAAAGCACGCATCTTTCTTCGGTGACATCCGCCTTATTTGGTGGACCGTGCTTGCAATTTTATATACAGCATGCGGTAAATACCCTCAATGGATGCATGATAAGTTGGTTGAATACTCTAAAACCGTATAA
- a CDS encoding type I restriction endonuclease subunit R → MSIQSEAALEAGLIATLQQMDYEYVQIAEEENLQANFKRQLEIHNHKRLAEHGRTEFTDEEFDKILIYLEGGTRFEKAKKLRDLYPLDTADGKRIWVEFLNRQQWCQNEFQVSNQITVEGRKKCRYDVTILINGLPLVQIELKRRGVELRVAYDQIQRYHKTSYHGLFDYIQLFVISNGVNTRYFANNPNGGYKFTFNWTDAANVPFNELDKFAAAFLEKCTLGKIIGKYIVLHEGDKCLMVLRPYQFYAVEKILDKVKNSNDNGYIWHTTGAGKTLTSFKAAQLVAELDDVDKVMFVVDRHDLDTQTQSEYEAFEPGAVDGTDNTDELVKRLHSNSKIIITTIQKLNAAVSKTWYSNKIEAIRHSRIVMIFDECHRSHFGESHKRIMKFFDNAQVFGFTGTPIFTENAVDGHTTKEIFGNCLHQYLIKDAIADENVLGFLVEYYHGSEEVEKGNANRMEEIAKFILNNFNKSTFDGEFDALFAVQSVPMLIRYYKIFKSLKPKIRIGAVFTYAANSSQDDEQTGMNTGQYVSESTGEADELQAIMDDYNEMFGTAFTTENFRAYYDDINLRMKKKKADMKPLDLCLVVGMFLTGFDSKKLNTLYVDKNLEYHGLLQAFSRTNRVLNEKKRFGKIICFRDLKNNVDTAIRLFSNSNNPEEIVRPPFEDVKKEYQQLATDFLQKYPEPSSIDLLQSEKDKKDFVLAFRDIIRKHAEIQIYEDYSDDADDLGMTEQQFMDFRSKYLDIHDTFVPSDIPSPSPNGGDETPSDERLEDVDFCLELLHSDIINVAYILELIANLDPYSTDYAERRKNIIDTMIKDAEMRNKAKLIDGFIQKNVDEDKENFMMQRQKADGTSELEERLNNYITTEREKAVNSLAQDEGLSSDVLDHYLKEYDYLQKEQPEIIQKALKEKHLGLIKTRKALTRIMDRLRSIIRTFSWD, encoded by the coding sequence ATGTCTATACAAAGTGAAGCGGCATTGGAAGCCGGACTTATCGCCACGCTCCAGCAAATGGACTATGAATATGTCCAGATTGCCGAGGAAGAGAATCTTCAAGCCAATTTCAAGCGGCAGTTGGAGATACACAACCATAAGCGGTTGGCAGAGCATGGCCGTACCGAATTTACGGATGAGGAATTTGACAAGATACTCATCTACCTTGAAGGAGGCACCCGCTTTGAAAAAGCGAAGAAGCTCCGCGACCTTTATCCGCTTGACACGGCGGACGGTAAACGCATCTGGGTGGAGTTCCTTAACCGCCAACAGTGGTGTCAGAACGAATTTCAGGTTTCCAACCAAATTACGGTGGAAGGACGTAAGAAATGCCGTTATGATGTGACCATTCTTATAAACGGTCTGCCTTTGGTACAGATTGAATTGAAACGCCGGGGCGTAGAGTTAAGGGTAGCATACGACCAAATCCAACGTTATCACAAAACTTCTTATCATGGTTTGTTTGACTATATCCAACTGTTTGTTATTTCCAACGGTGTCAACACACGCTATTTCGCCAACAATCCCAACGGTGGTTATAAGTTCACGTTCAACTGGACGGATGCGGCCAATGTGCCGTTCAATGAATTGGATAAGTTCGCAGCCGCATTTTTAGAGAAATGTACGCTCGGCAAAATCATAGGCAAATACATTGTGCTGCATGAGGGTGACAAGTGCCTGATGGTGCTTCGTCCGTACCAATTCTATGCCGTGGAGAAAATTTTGGATAAGGTAAAGAACTCCAACGACAACGGCTATATATGGCATACAACAGGAGCCGGAAAGACATTGACTTCATTCAAGGCGGCACAGCTTGTTGCGGAGTTGGATGATGTGGATAAGGTGATGTTCGTGGTTGACCGCCACGACCTTGACACCCAAACCCAATCGGAATATGAAGCCTTTGAACCGGGTGCAGTGGATGGCACGGACAATACGGACGAATTGGTGAAACGCTTGCACAGCAACTCCAAGATAATTATCACCACCATACAAAAGCTCAATGCCGCAGTCAGCAAGACATGGTACAGCAACAAAATTGAAGCCATACGCCACTCACGTATCGTGATGATATTCGATGAGTGCCACAGAAGTCACTTCGGGGAAAGTCACAAGCGGATAATGAAGTTCTTTGACAACGCCCAAGTGTTCGGCTTCACTGGTACTCCCATCTTCACGGAAAATGCCGTTGACGGGCATACCACCAAAGAGATATTCGGTAACTGCCTACACCAATACCTTATCAAGGATGCCATAGCCGATGAAAATGTTTTGGGCTTCCTTGTGGAGTATTATCACGGAAGCGAAGAAGTGGAAAAGGGCAATGCCAACCGCATGGAGGAGATAGCCAAATTCATCCTTAATAATTTCAATAAGTCAACCTTTGACGGTGAATTTGATGCGTTGTTTGCCGTGCAGTCCGTACCGATGCTTATCCGTTATTATAAGATATTCAAGTCCTTGAAGCCGAAAATCCGTATCGGTGCAGTGTTTACATACGCTGCCAACAGCAGCCAGGACGATGAACAGACGGGGATGAATACGGGGCAGTATGTCAGCGAGAGCACAGGCGAGGCGGACGAATTGCAAGCTATCATGGATGACTACAATGAAATGTTCGGCACAGCGTTCACGACCGAGAATTTCCGTGCTTACTATGATGACATCAACCTGCGCATGAAAAAGAAGAAAGCGGACATGAAGCCGCTTGACCTCTGCCTTGTCGTGGGTATGTTCCTTACGGGTTTTGACAGCAAGAAACTCAACACGCTCTATGTGGATAAGAATTTGGAGTATCACGGATTGCTGCAAGCATTCAGCCGAACCAACCGTGTACTGAATGAGAAAAAACGTTTCGGGAAGATTATATGTTTCCGTGATTTGAAAAACAATGTAGATACGGCCATCAGGCTTTTCAGTAACTCCAACAATCCCGAAGAAATAGTACGACCTCCGTTTGAGGACGTGAAAAAGGAATACCAGCAGTTGGCAACTGACTTCTTGCAGAAATACCCCGAGCCAAGCAGCATAGACCTGTTGCAGAGTGAAAAGGACAAGAAAGACTTTGTACTGGCTTTCCGCGACATCATCCGCAAGCACGCCGAGATTCAGATATACGAGGACTACAGCGATGATGCGGACGACCTCGGCATGACCGAACAGCAGTTCATGGACTTCCGAAGCAAGTACCTTGACATTCACGATACGTTTGTTCCATCGGATATACCTTCACCCTCTCCAAACGGCGGCGATGAAACGCCAAGCGATGAACGGTTGGAAGATGTGGATTTCTGCCTTGAACTCCTGCACAGCGACATTATCAATGTGGCGTATATCCTCGAACTGATTGCCAATCTTGACCCGTACAGCACGGACTATGCAGAGAGGCGCAAGAACATCATTGACACGATGATAAAGGATGCCGAAATGCGTAACAAGGCGAAACTCATTGACGGTTTCATTCAAAAGAACGTGGACGAGGATAAGGAGAACTTCATGATGCAGCGGCAAAAGGCGGACGGTACAAGTGAACTGGAAGAACGATTGAATAACTATATCACGACCGAGCGCGAAAAGGCCGTGAACTCTTTGGCACAGGACGAGGGACTTTCTTCTGATGTACTCGACCATTACTTGAAAGAATATGACTACCTGCAAAAAGAGCAGCCGGAAATCATACAAAAGGCTCTCAAAGAGAAGCACCTCGGACTGATTAAGACACGAAAGGCTTTGACAAGGATAATGGATAGGTTGCGCAGTATTATCAGAACTTTTAGTTGGGATTAA
- a CDS encoding transposase: MSKKRKIRCPHCGFLETIKWGTRSGCSRYYCKNCGSYFTDRRDWISDKNKFIWFARWVRGKQRICDLASESGYSERTLKRYFYRLLPQCPLWQIQRREKVNLLIDGTYFSNKICLVVYRDHNIKMTLLYRITRSETLRDLKADLTAIRDVGIQIESVTCDGSPNIIKAVREVCPEAILQRCTVHVAREIETWITRKPQTVAAQELLELVHLLNGVQTHDEAQLWIRAFIDWYRRHEPFINEKTVDELSGRWWFTHKMLHRSVSHIKRAIPDLFSYTRYPNVPKSSNSIESFFGHLKDNLRIHRGLSEQHFKDFVKWYLFLNSNDGIIKKRK; encoded by the coding sequence ATGTCAAAAAAACGAAAAATACGCTGTCCTCATTGTGGCTTTTTAGAGACAATAAAATGGGGTACTCGTAGCGGTTGCAGCCGCTATTATTGTAAGAATTGTGGCAGCTATTTTACGGATCGTCGAGACTGGATTTCCGATAAAAACAAGTTTATATGGTTCGCGCGTTGGGTTCGCGGTAAACAGCGTATTTGTGACCTTGCGAGTGAGAGCGGATACAGCGAACGCACCCTAAAAAGATACTTCTATCGGCTCTTGCCCCAGTGCCCTTTATGGCAGATACAGCGACGCGAGAAGGTAAATCTTCTGATCGACGGCACCTACTTCTCAAATAAGATTTGTCTGGTTGTATATCGGGATCACAACATCAAGATGACCCTCCTCTATCGCATAACCAGGAGTGAAACGCTGCGGGATTTGAAAGCAGACCTAACGGCTATACGCGATGTCGGCATTCAAATTGAGAGTGTCACCTGTGATGGATCTCCCAATATCATAAAAGCGGTGCGGGAAGTGTGTCCGGAGGCGATCTTGCAGCGTTGTACGGTACATGTAGCGCGAGAGATAGAGACGTGGATTACACGCAAACCACAGACCGTAGCGGCACAGGAACTCCTCGAACTGGTGCACTTGTTAAATGGAGTACAAACACATGATGAGGCACAGTTATGGATACGGGCTTTTATTGACTGGTATCGGCGACACGAACCATTTATCAATGAAAAAACCGTAGATGAGCTGTCGGGAAGATGGTGGTTTACGCATAAGATGCTGCATCGAAGTGTCTCGCATATCAAGCGTGCCATACCCGATCTGTTTTCATACACGCGATACCCTAATGTACCTAAATCTTCAAATTCTATTGAGTCGTTCTTCGGTCACTTGAAGGATAATTTAAGAATCCATCGTGGACTCTCGGAACAACATTTTAAGGACTTTGTAAAGTGGTATCTTTTCCTGAACAGCAATGATGGAATTATTAAGAAACGCAAATGA
- a CDS encoding ATP-grasp domain-containing protein: MKKVLILDGGAAHAMAIAECLQKTGYWVAVMCDEKTEYGYHTKFANERFLGIGSHKPEYAEYMLAFLKEHHFDVLIPTSDKSAEFMSFHKEKLQKITGILMPDRQVFEMGYNKNNLMTVCKENGFPHPFTIDLAKVGGLEVKELKEFPYPGLLKPNLTSGGRGMTLVNSLEELTAVYPAIHEQYGECHLQQFIKSGGKQVKVQVMTDTDGEPRYTSVIWKQRYYPVNGGSSCCNVTIDNPEIADICCRVLKAIGWIGFADFDLIENPDTGELLIMEINPRIPACVRSAFKSGMDYATMIADATIGLPLREYQYESGKRLRHLGFDVLWFLKSPNRFKTKPSWFKFFGKNLYYQDWICGDFPAFFWGTWGNFKKQMNPEFRKAKSGVKM, from the coding sequence ATGAAGAAAGTATTGATTTTGGATGGTGGTGCTGCTCATGCCATGGCCATTGCCGAATGCCTACAGAAGACAGGGTATTGGGTAGCCGTAATGTGCGATGAGAAGACGGAGTATGGCTACCATACGAAATTTGCGAACGAACGTTTCCTTGGCATTGGCAGTCACAAGCCGGAGTATGCAGAATACATGTTGGCATTTCTGAAGGAACATCATTTCGATGTGCTGATACCTACGTCTGATAAGTCGGCAGAATTTATGAGTTTCCACAAAGAGAAACTGCAAAAAATAACAGGGATACTGATGCCTGACCGTCAAGTGTTTGAGATGGGGTACAACAAAAACAATCTGATGACCGTGTGCAAAGAGAATGGTTTTCCACATCCATTTACAATAGATTTGGCAAAGGTCGGAGGATTGGAGGTAAAAGAGCTCAAAGAATTTCCTTACCCTGGACTCTTAAAACCGAACCTGACCAGTGGAGGTCGGGGAATGACATTGGTGAACTCCCTGGAAGAATTAACGGCTGTTTACCCCGCAATTCATGAGCAGTATGGAGAGTGCCATCTGCAACAGTTTATAAAGTCTGGCGGTAAGCAGGTGAAAGTACAAGTAATGACCGACACTGATGGCGAACCAAGGTACACAAGCGTAATTTGGAAGCAGCGATACTATCCAGTAAATGGAGGTTCAAGCTGTTGCAACGTAACTATCGACAACCCAGAAATAGCGGATATATGCTGTCGTGTACTGAAAGCTATTGGATGGATAGGATTTGCAGATTTTGACTTGATAGAAAACCCCGATACTGGGGAGTTGCTGATCATGGAAATCAATCCTCGTATTCCAGCTTGTGTGCGTTCTGCTTTCAAAAGCGGCATGGACTATGCTACAATGATAGCAGATGCTACAATAGGCTTACCGCTACGGGAGTACCAGTATGAGAGCGGCAAACGTTTGCGCCACTTAGGCTTTGATGTTTTGTGGTTTTTGAAATCACCAAACCGTTTTAAAACCAAGCCATCCTGGTTTAAATTCTTTGGTAAGAACTTGTATTATCAAGATTGGATATGTGGCGATTTTCCTGCATTCTTTTGGGGAACCTGGGGAAATTTTAAGAAACAGATGAATCCGGAGTTCAGGAAAGCAAAGTCTGGAGTAAAGATGTAA
- a CDS encoding WbuC family cupin fold metalloprotein, whose product MTHIKLDNKFFDCIQEQAENSPRRRMNYDLRTSAEDSSQRMINVLMSDTVIPIHRHTDTSETVVICRGAIREEFYDDQGHKTEEFILRAGGECPAIQVPKGVFHTTVCLEDGSVIFEAKDGAYKPISPEDVL is encoded by the coding sequence ATGACTCATATAAAACTCGATAACAAATTTTTTGACTGCATCCAGGAGCAGGCAGAAAACTCTCCTCGTCGCAGGATGAATTATGATCTGAGAACTTCAGCCGAGGATTCTTCCCAAAGAATGATCAATGTCTTGATGTCTGACACAGTCATTCCGATCCACCGGCATACGGACACATCTGAGACAGTGGTCATCTGCCGCGGCGCGATCAGAGAGGAGTTCTACGATGATCAGGGACATAAGACAGAGGAATTTATTCTTCGCGCCGGCGGAGAATGCCCTGCGATCCAAGTGCCCAAAGGAGTGTTTCACACTACGGTCTGCCTGGAGGATGGCAGCGTCATCTTCGAAGCCAAGGACGGAGCCTATAAGCCAATCTCACCCGAGGACGTTTTATAG
- a CDS encoding site-specific integrase — protein MKEPVRIREKRLNDGNVSLYLDMYYMGARKKEGLKLYLVPEVNAAAKLQNRNTLKLAEQIKAERILDIQQHGLVNWESVKKGRMTLATWVEKYTKDENGLTPASMRSKRNAQARVEQYLLYIGKPNLALKEVDKDFCKGFIAFLKTCTFNNGKKTLGSTTCRIFMNRLAAALNMAVREGLIDNNPFKLLDAKEKPQKKSAMREFLTIEELRTLIATPCRYEIVKKAFLFSCFTGLRYSDMMALKWNEIHKAADGKTLYIEHEQVKTKNMVTIPLSNEALKWMPRKSKGDERVFHQLRITSTTVEVVLGEWMQEAGIQKHITYHCSRHTAATLLLTLGADLYTVSKILGHRSIRMTEVYAKIVDKKKIETMNLVNNMFV, from the coding sequence ATGAAAGAGCCTGTCCGCATACGCGAGAAGAGGCTCAACGACGGCAATGTAAGTCTGTATCTCGACATGTATTACATGGGTGCAAGGAAAAAGGAGGGGCTGAAGCTCTACCTCGTTCCGGAAGTGAACGCTGCCGCCAAATTACAGAACCGGAATACGCTCAAGCTTGCCGAGCAAATCAAGGCGGAGCGTATTCTCGACATTCAGCAACATGGACTTGTAAATTGGGAGAGCGTGAAAAAGGGGCGGATGACGCTTGCCACATGGGTGGAGAAGTACACGAAAGATGAGAACGGCCTTACTCCTGCAAGCATGAGGTCGAAACGGAACGCGCAGGCAAGGGTGGAACAATACCTATTATATATAGGGAAGCCCAATCTTGCATTGAAAGAGGTGGACAAGGATTTCTGTAAGGGCTTCATCGCCTTCTTAAAGACCTGTACGTTCAATAACGGGAAAAAGACATTGGGCAGCACCACCTGCCGTATCTTCATGAATCGTTTAGCTGCCGCCTTGAACATGGCTGTCCGTGAGGGGCTGATTGACAACAACCCGTTCAAGCTGTTGGACGCAAAGGAGAAACCGCAAAAGAAAAGCGCCATGCGCGAGTTTCTGACCATAGAGGAACTGCGGACGCTGATTGCCACGCCGTGCCGCTATGAGATTGTAAAAAAGGCTTTCCTGTTTTCTTGTTTTACAGGCTTGCGGTACAGCGACATGATGGCATTGAAGTGGAACGAGATACACAAGGCGGCTGACGGTAAGACGCTCTACATCGAGCATGAGCAGGTAAAGACCAAGAACATGGTGACGATACCGCTTTCCAACGAGGCCTTGAAATGGATGCCAAGAAAGTCGAAAGGGGACGAAAGAGTGTTCCACCAACTCCGTATCACCTCTACCACGGTTGAAGTGGTGTTGGGCGAATGGATGCAGGAGGCCGGAATACAGAAGCACATCACCTATCATTGCTCACGGCATACGGCGGCAACCCTGTTGCTAACCCTCGGCGCAGACCTCTATACAGTGAGCAAGATTCTCGGACACCGGAGCATAAGGATGACGGAAGTCTATGCCAAGATAGTGGACAAAAAGAAAATCGAGACGATGAACCTCGTGAACAATATGTTTGTATAA